In Microcoleus sp. FACHB-672, one DNA window encodes the following:
- a CDS encoding DNA-3-methyladenine glycosylase, producing MNVTQSELIVEPSWLARPSTEVAPDLLGCTLVRQLADGQTIRGMIVETEAYGPGDPACHAYRRRTARNQVMFGPAGMSYVYLIYGIYHCFNIVTDLDGVPSAVLVRALLLETMPPWIDSRQITKPDRLAAGPGKLCLALQIDLSLTALELRAGQPLWLEHRSPKFQQDLASGAISFVQTTRIGITAGAELPWRWYLAKCAAVSRL from the coding sequence ATGAATGTAACGCAGTCCGAGCTGATCGTAGAACCTTCGTGGTTGGCGCGTCCATCTACAGAAGTAGCACCAGACTTACTGGGTTGCACCCTGGTACGGCAGTTGGCCGACGGGCAAACAATTCGAGGGATGATTGTAGAAACCGAAGCCTATGGGCCGGGAGATCCGGCCTGTCATGCCTACAGGCGACGCACCGCGCGCAATCAGGTGATGTTTGGGCCGGCAGGGATGAGCTATGTCTATTTAATTTACGGAATTTATCACTGCTTCAACATTGTCACCGATCTCGACGGCGTGCCTAGTGCTGTGCTGGTTCGTGCTTTGCTGCTGGAAACAATGCCGCCTTGGATTGATTCGCGCCAAATTACAAAACCCGATCGCCTTGCCGCCGGCCCTGGTAAACTTTGCCTGGCGCTGCAAATTGACCTGAGTTTAACCGCTTTAGAGCTACGTGCCGGCCAACCCCTATGGTTAGAGCATCGTAGCCCTAAATTTCAGCAAGATTTGGCCTCCGGGGCAATCAGCTTTGTGCAAACAACCCGCATCGGTATCACTGCCGGCGCTGAATTGCCTTGGCGGTGGTATCTCGCAAAGTGTGCGGCTGTTTCCAGACTTTAA
- a CDS encoding HEAT repeat domain-containing protein: MDIYQIKADLKSSDSQARMRALTALRSYESEVAVPLLKTKLRDPEFLVRSFVAMGLGRKQTPEAFEALIDLVKHDNDYNVRAEAANSLSLYGEAAVPHLLQVFRANRHWLIRRSILAAFIEMPYPDILLEVCIEALADSDLTVQEGAVDGFGSLAGKPEQAAGLQQLLRLVSSDEWRIRLRVARVLRRFNDADARDALSRLRVDEDHRVVAAVLEGLL, encoded by the coding sequence ATGGATATTTATCAAATTAAAGCCGACCTCAAGAGTTCTGATTCTCAAGCCCGAATGAGAGCCCTCACCGCATTGAGAAGCTATGAATCGGAGGTTGCGGTTCCCCTGCTGAAAACGAAATTGCGAGATCCAGAATTTTTGGTGCGTTCGTTTGTGGCGATGGGATTAGGGCGCAAACAAACACCAGAAGCCTTTGAGGCTTTAATCGATCTGGTAAAACATGATAACGATTACAATGTGCGAGCTGAAGCCGCGAACTCTCTATCTCTGTATGGGGAAGCCGCCGTTCCGCATCTGCTGCAAGTCTTTCGCGCAAACCGGCACTGGCTGATCCGCCGTAGTATTTTGGCGGCTTTTATCGAAATGCCCTACCCCGATATTTTGTTAGAAGTGTGTATCGAAGCGCTGGCAGACTCAGACTTGACGGTGCAGGAGGGGGCGGTTGATGGATTTGGATCACTTGCCGGTAAGCCGGAACAAGCGGCAGGACTGCAACAACTGCTGAGGTTAGTTAGCTCAGATGAGTGGCGCATTCGCCTTCGAGTGGCTAGGGTTTTGAGAAGATTTAACGATGCAGATGCCAGGGATGCCCTAAGCCGGTTGAGAGTGGATGAGGATCATCGGGTTGTGGCAGCAGTGCTAGAAGGTTTACTTTAG
- the argB gene encoding acetylglutamate kinase, translating into MLSEHEYFQQAEATRVRVLSEALPYIQQFAGRTVVVKYGGAAMKDGTLKDQVIRDIVFLSCVGIRPVVVHGGGPEINSWLDKLGIEPQFKNGLRVTDSATMDVVEMVLVGRVNKELVSLINRAGGQAVGLCGKDGNLFNARPEGQEGIGFVGEVTSVRINLLESLVNGGYIPVVSSVAADLEGQAYNINADTVAGELAAALGAEKLILLTDTAGILKDYKDPSTLIPKLSIQDARDLIDTGVVAGGMIPKVKCCVRSLAQGVKAAHIIDGRLPHALLLEIFTDTGIGSMIVGSEFTA; encoded by the coding sequence ATGCTTTCCGAACACGAATACTTTCAGCAAGCTGAAGCCACGCGGGTGCGAGTGCTGAGTGAAGCACTGCCTTACATCCAGCAGTTTGCCGGTCGCACGGTTGTTGTCAAATATGGCGGCGCGGCGATGAAAGATGGCACGCTCAAAGACCAAGTCATCCGCGATATCGTTTTTCTGTCCTGTGTTGGCATACGACCTGTTGTGGTTCACGGCGGTGGCCCGGAAATTAACAGCTGGTTAGATAAACTAGGCATTGAGCCACAATTTAAGAACGGTTTGCGCGTTACAGACTCCGCCACGATGGATGTCGTGGAGATGGTTTTAGTTGGTCGGGTAAATAAAGAACTGGTTTCTCTGATTAACCGTGCTGGCGGACAGGCAGTGGGACTGTGCGGCAAAGATGGTAACTTGTTCAATGCACGTCCCGAAGGTCAAGAAGGCATTGGCTTTGTTGGGGAAGTCACCAGTGTGAGAATCAATCTTTTAGAATCGTTGGTTAACGGCGGTTATATTCCCGTTGTCTCTAGTGTGGCGGCGGATTTAGAAGGTCAAGCTTATAATATCAACGCGGATACGGTTGCCGGTGAACTTGCGGCTGCTTTAGGTGCAGAAAAGTTGATTTTATTGACCGATACTGCCGGCATCTTGAAGGATTATAAAGACCCATCAACGTTAATTCCCAAGTTGAGTATTCAAGACGCACGAGATTTGATCGATACTGGTGTGGTCGCCGGCGGGATGATTCCCAAGGTAAAATGTTGTGTGCGTTCACTTGCCCAAGGCGTTAAGGCCGCTCATATTATCGATGGTCGCCTTCCCCACGCCTTGCTGTTAGAAATCTTTACTGACACTGGGATCGGTTCGATGATTGTGGGGTCTGAGTTTACCGCTTAA
- a CDS encoding shikimate kinase, giving the protein MSDLLKGVNLYLVGMMGAGKTTVGRILAKQLGYRFVDTDELVEQVAGKSIAEIFETEGEEAFRQTETKVLGEVAAYKKLVISTGGGIVLRQQNWSYLHYGIVLWLDVPVEQLYERLRQDTSRPLLRDPDPLAKLHSLYESRQRLYAQADVHVISGAGETPQQLAPRVLEEIRKALKSDVASAAESN; this is encoded by the coding sequence GTGAGCGACTTATTAAAAGGGGTGAATTTATATCTAGTTGGGATGATGGGTGCCGGCAAAACAACGGTGGGGCGCATATTGGCCAAGCAGCTCGGCTACCGCTTTGTGGATACGGATGAGTTAGTTGAGCAGGTTGCCGGTAAGTCAATTGCAGAGATATTTGAGACGGAGGGGGAAGAAGCTTTTCGGCAGACGGAAACCAAAGTTTTGGGGGAAGTGGCGGCTTATAAAAAGTTAGTGATCTCCACCGGCGGCGGAATTGTGCTGCGGCAGCAAAACTGGAGTTACTTGCATTACGGCATTGTGCTATGGCTAGACGTGCCGGTGGAACAGCTTTATGAGCGTTTGCGCCAGGATACCAGCCGGCCTTTGTTAAGAGATCCTGACCCTTTGGCAAAGCTGCACAGCCTTTACGAGAGCCGGCAACGCCTATACGCACAAGCGGATGTGCACGTCATCAGTGGTGCCGGTGAGACGCCACAACAACTTGCACCGCGAGTGCTTGAGGAAATTCGCAAAGCTCTTAAATCGGACGTTGCTAGTGCGGCTGAGTCAAATTAA
- a CDS encoding sporulation/spore germination protein: MNTSHKYLTALISSLLLVGLGSCTPPPGNLGSNNSLPNPTPSNTASPTAKPSSEESKGETLIGSQPLKASSQNTVNVTVYEADSQCEKVLPKKVAVPADKQLETAVGKVLEKYDTGDFDLAGYRVNVEPATGEATVDFRIAPDSKRKLVSLSSCEQFALFSSLNKTLTSNPDWKIKTVRFTEQGKEILL; the protein is encoded by the coding sequence ATGAACACTAGCCACAAATATCTGACTGCCCTGATCTCCAGCCTGCTTTTAGTCGGCTTGGGTAGCTGCACCCCTCCTCCAGGCAACCTTGGCAGTAACAATTCCTTGCCGAATCCCACTCCCTCAAATACAGCTAGTCCCACAGCAAAGCCCTCCTCAGAAGAATCTAAGGGTGAAACTTTAATCGGCAGCCAGCCTTTAAAGGCGTCGTCTCAAAATACTGTGAATGTGACGGTTTATGAAGCAGATAGTCAATGTGAGAAGGTACTTCCTAAAAAAGTTGCGGTGCCGGCAGATAAACAACTGGAAACTGCGGTTGGGAAGGTGCTGGAAAAATATGATACTGGCGACTTTGATTTAGCCGGTTATCGTGTTAATGTTGAACCGGCAACGGGTGAGGCAACCGTCGATTTTCGCATTGCGCCTGATTCTAAACGCAAGCTTGTTTCTCTATCAAGTTGCGAACAATTTGCCTTATTCAGCAGTTTGAATAAAACCTTAACCAGTAACCCAGACTGGAAAATCAAAACCGTTCGTTTCACTGAACAAGGCAAAGAAATTCTGCTTTAA
- a CDS encoding magnesium transporter: protein MGIITIDDVVDSLEEEATEDIQKLADVSGGDEAALSAPKEVLAGLGTAFTLGTTLILLSLIWTSPQSRWVGFVAGLVMAINVFVAVTLGTILPMGLKRLKLDPALISGPLLTTLLDAVGFMIFLSLIWVSLNILHLQP from the coding sequence ATGGGAATTATCACCATTGACGATGTGGTGGACAGTCTTGAAGAAGAAGCCACTGAGGATATCCAAAAACTAGCGGATGTCAGCGGTGGGGACGAAGCCGCGCTTTCTGCCCCGAAGGAAGTTTTAGCCGGCCTGGGAACGGCTTTCACGTTAGGAACGACTCTGATCCTGCTTTCCCTGATTTGGACGTCCCCTCAGTCGCGCTGGGTGGGATTTGTTGCCGGCTTAGTGATGGCAATTAATGTCTTTGTTGCGGTTACTTTAGGAACCATTCTGCCAATGGGACTCAAGCGCTTAAAGCTAGATCCCGCGCTGATCAGCGGCCCTTTGCTAACTACATTACTAGATGCGGTTGGGTTTATGATTTTTCTGTCGCTGATTTGGGTATCTCTAAACATCCTCCATTTACAGCCCTGA